A DNA window from Corynebacterium ciconiae DSM 44920 contains the following coding sequences:
- a CDS encoding isoprenyl transferase — protein sequence MNSSALTPPSIPAEFIPRHIALVMDGNGRWAQERGLKRTEGHKRGEAVLMDVVDACLALGVDYLSAYAFSTENWRRSTDEVRFLMGFNRDVLRRQRDVLNDKGVRVRWVGRRPRLWRSVIRELEEAENLTKDNTRMTLAMCVNYGGRAEIVDAAREIARQARAGELAPGAITESTFSDFLDEPDMPDVDLFLRPSGEKRTSNFLLWQSAYAEMVYQDKLFPDFTPADLFAAVEEYARRDRRFGAVK from the coding sequence GTGAATTCATCTGCACTCACCCCGCCGAGCATTCCCGCCGAGTTCATTCCACGCCACATCGCGCTGGTCATGGACGGAAATGGGCGCTGGGCCCAGGAACGCGGCCTCAAACGCACCGAAGGCCACAAGCGCGGCGAGGCCGTACTCATGGATGTGGTAGACGCCTGCCTCGCGCTCGGGGTGGACTACCTCTCCGCCTATGCCTTCTCCACGGAGAACTGGCGGCGCAGCACCGACGAAGTGCGCTTCCTCATGGGATTCAACCGCGATGTTCTGCGCCGGCAGCGCGACGTCCTCAACGACAAAGGCGTCCGGGTGCGCTGGGTCGGACGCCGGCCCCGGCTGTGGCGCAGCGTCATTCGCGAACTCGAAGAGGCCGAGAACCTCACCAAAGACAACACTCGGATGACCCTCGCCATGTGCGTGAACTATGGCGGCCGCGCCGAAATAGTAGACGCCGCTCGCGAGATCGCCCGCCAAGCTCGGGCCGGTGAGCTCGCACCAGGGGCCATCACCGAGTCCACCTTTTCCGACTTCCTCGACGAACCGGACATGCCGGACGTTGACCTCTTCCTGCGCCCCTCTGGGGAAAAGCGCACCTCCAACTTCCTGCTCTGGCAGTCCGCCTATGCCGAGATGGTCTATCAAGACAAGCTCTTCCCCGACTTCACTCCCGCCGATCTCTTCGCCGCCGTGGAGGAATACGCCCGCCGAGATCGCCGGTTCGGTGCGGTGAAATAG
- a CDS encoding VIT1/CCC1 transporter family protein has protein sequence MSDVAKGAASVSGASGASGAEPLSAASPKQVKRWRQYLANERAEAAVYRELARGKTGEEREILLGIANAESRHEQHWRTLLGDEVGMPMQPDLSTRFMAFLARHFGSVFTLALMQNAESRSPYEDDQDATDQMQADERIHAEVVRGLAARSRERMSGGFRAAVFGLNDGLVSNLALVLGVVGSGVSHNVILLTGISGLLAGALSMGAGEYISVQSQKELLEASTPDPEVHSALPQLDFNANELALVYRARGMGQQEAERKAQAVLQRIHSAHDAEAATEWGESSSDTTTVGSGVTAALSSFSFFAGGALIPIVPFLFGLPTTAAAVVAIVLVGVALILTGGVVGVLSGAPPAKRAVRQLAIGLGAAGVTWLLGTVFGTSIT, from the coding sequence ATGTCGGATGTGGCGAAGGGTGCTGCGAGTGTCTCGGGCGCCTCGGGTGCTTCGGGTGCTGAGCCGCTGAGCGCGGCGAGCCCGAAGCAGGTGAAGCGCTGGCGGCAGTACCTCGCTAATGAACGTGCCGAGGCCGCCGTGTATCGCGAGCTGGCTCGCGGGAAGACGGGGGAGGAACGCGAGATCCTGCTCGGTATCGCCAATGCCGAGTCGCGTCATGAGCAGCACTGGCGCACTCTCCTGGGCGATGAGGTGGGAATGCCCATGCAGCCCGATCTGTCTACGCGTTTCATGGCTTTCTTGGCCCGCCACTTTGGTTCGGTGTTTACGTTGGCGCTGATGCAAAACGCCGAATCGCGTAGTCCTTACGAGGACGATCAAGACGCCACCGATCAGATGCAGGCCGATGAGCGCATCCACGCCGAGGTGGTGCGTGGTCTTGCGGCGCGTTCGCGGGAGCGCATGTCCGGCGGGTTTAGGGCCGCGGTGTTTGGGCTCAATGATGGCCTCGTCTCTAACCTGGCCTTGGTGCTGGGTGTGGTGGGCTCGGGGGTGTCCCACAACGTCATCTTGCTCACCGGGATCTCGGGGCTGTTGGCCGGCGCTCTGTCGATGGGGGCAGGGGAGTACATCTCCGTACAGTCGCAGAAGGAATTGCTGGAGGCGTCCACTCCCGATCCGGAGGTACATTCCGCTCTGCCGCAGCTGGACTTCAACGCTAACGAGCTGGCTCTGGTCTATCGCGCCCGCGGAATGGGGCAGCAGGAGGCCGAACGTAAAGCTCAGGCGGTGTTGCAGCGCATTCACAGCGCTCATGACGCCGAGGCAGCGACCGAGTGGGGAGAGTCCTCCTCCGATACCACCACTGTGGGGTCGGGTGTCACCGCCGCGCTGTCCAGCTTCTCCTTCTTCGCCGGTGGTGCTCTCATTCCTATCGTGCCGTTTCTTTTTGGTCTTCCCACTACAGCGGCTGCGGTGGTCGCTATTGTGCTGGTGGGTGTGGCTCTGATCCTCACCGGCGGCGTGGTGGGGGTTCTTTCTGGTGCTCCGCCAGCCAAGCGGGCTGTGCGTCAGCTCGCAATCGGCCTTGGGGCGGCCGGTGTGACCTGGCTATTGGGCACGGTCTTCGGTACCAGCATCACCTAG
- a CDS encoding HNH endonuclease signature motif containing protein has protein sequence MTALQLLSDSEVDSYQPTESQRHAVIARYGSCNFPGCTMAASKCQMDHAKEYNRGGPTATWNLQPLCTKHHRLKTLGEYTVELDPQGNAIWRSKDGEEVTSVPEGVLKDMRRVTLDERMQRKHQVRREKNEAIYGPVVEEPAPF, from the coding sequence GTGACCGCCCTGCAATTGCTCTCGGATTCGGAGGTGGATTCCTACCAGCCCACTGAGTCCCAGCGGCACGCAGTGATTGCGCGTTATGGCAGCTGTAACTTCCCGGGCTGCACCATGGCGGCGTCGAAGTGCCAGATGGATCACGCGAAGGAATACAACCGAGGTGGCCCCACGGCGACATGGAATCTCCAGCCGCTGTGTACGAAGCATCATCGCCTCAAGACCCTAGGGGAGTACACAGTGGAGCTGGATCCGCAGGGTAACGCCATCTGGAGGTCGAAGGATGGGGAAGAGGTTACGTCGGTGCCGGAGGGAGTGCTCAAGGACATGCGTCGGGTGACTCTCGACGAGCGGATGCAGCGCAAACACCAGGTGCGGCGCGAGAAGAACGAAGCTATCTACGGCCCAGTGGTTGAGGAGCCGGCCCCGTTCTAG
- the recO gene encoding DNA repair protein RecO, giving the protein MRRGSFRDRALVVRTYDFGEADRIVVLLTRQHGLVRAVAKGVRRARSRFGSRIQRFVLLDVECYPGKSLALISGADTVDYYASGIIEDYQRYSAACAVLETAEKLSLADLPDSALFDLAVSALEALRHDDTPLISLDIFLLHAMGSAGWLPEMFNCAHCDKPGPHRGFDPGSGGAVCSECRPPGATTVPTEALRLMWWMAHGHYDAMAQAQQADPARWAGLVDTAHRLITDHVQYHLERGVLSLRAD; this is encoded by the coding sequence GTGCGACGCGGCAGCTTCCGCGACCGCGCCCTCGTGGTGCGTACCTATGATTTCGGCGAAGCCGATCGGATCGTGGTGCTTCTCACCCGCCAGCACGGCCTCGTCCGCGCCGTGGCCAAGGGCGTGCGACGCGCCCGCTCTCGCTTCGGCTCCCGCATTCAACGCTTTGTGCTTCTCGACGTCGAGTGCTACCCAGGCAAGAGCCTGGCGCTCATCAGCGGCGCCGACACCGTCGACTACTACGCATCAGGCATCATCGAGGACTACCAGCGCTACAGTGCCGCCTGCGCGGTCCTCGAAACCGCCGAGAAGCTCTCGCTGGCTGACCTGCCCGACTCCGCGCTTTTCGACCTCGCCGTCAGTGCCCTCGAGGCGTTGCGCCACGACGACACCCCGCTGATCAGCCTCGACATCTTTCTCCTACATGCCATGGGCAGCGCCGGCTGGCTCCCCGAAATGTTCAACTGCGCCCACTGCGACAAGCCCGGACCCCACCGTGGCTTCGACCCCGGCTCCGGCGGCGCAGTCTGCTCCGAATGCCGCCCACCGGGGGCGACCACCGTGCCCACCGAGGCACTCCGGCTCATGTGGTGGATGGCGCATGGGCATTACGACGCCATGGCCCAAGCGCAGCAGGCCGACCCCGCCCGCTGGGCGGGGCTCGTCGACACAGCGCACCGCCTTATCACCGATCACGTGCAATACCACCTCGAGCGGGGCGTGCTCAGTCTGCGCGCGGATTAA